Within the Pseudomonas putida genome, the region CGCTAGGCGGCTGGAGCAGATCACTTCTCCGATCGCTTGTTTGGACTCGAAGAACTTGTAGATATAAGCCTTTGAAAAGCCGATCGACTTGGCTAAGTCAGAGACCGTGGTCTTGTCGTACCCATAGTGGGCGAAGTGCTCCATGGCCGCCTGGATGATCTGATCCCTCACGTCATGATCGGCTGGCCCTCGCGCCGGCGAGGGTGGAGAAGGTTTACTCATTTCTGAAGCATCCTGGAACTGATTGACAGGTAGTGACCAAAATATAGCATGGTCACAACCCCTATTGGTCTGTGAGAATCATCATGCTTCCCTACCGGGCGATTGCTCTGCTGTCGAGCTGAAGTCTCACTGCAGGTTGCATGGTTGGCCCGGATTATAAACAGCCTGAGGTTCCGCTGGCCGATCATTACATCACGGATACTCAGCCGTCGGCCGCAAGGGCGACATCGGTCGGTCACCTCGATGGCTGGTGGGAAGGGTTGGCAGATCCGTTGTGGAGCAGGCTCGTGACCGCGGCCATGCAGCAAAACCTGAGCGCTAAAGCACCTCGACCCGTTTCATTCAGAAGCGTTGGCCAGGGTGTTCAGCACCTTCATTGCTTTTTGCGCATCATCTTTCCCTACGAAGACATGATCGTGGAAATAGGCCGCGATCACATTGCAGCTGATCCCTGCCTGGCCCAGGGCAGTCGAGAACGCCGCAGTCAGCCCGATTGCATCGAGGGCTGAATGGATGGTCAGGGTGATCCATGCAGCGACGAAATCAAACTTCAGCCCGAGCGCTTCGGCACGGCTTCGTTCGATGATCAGGGTCAAGCCTTCCTTCTCTTTGAAGCTGCCCACCACGTCGTCCGGGCTCAGCCCTGCGAAATCAGGGACGGTGCAGAAAACGTATTCACCCTCGTTGAGGATTGGGCTCATACCGCGTAGCAGGGCAGCGATAGATTTTTCACCGGCCATGTGTCACCTCCAAAAAATGTAGGCAAAAGTCTGCCTGAAATAGTGATCACTGCAATGAATAGCGAGCATGAC harbors:
- a CDS encoding ACT domain-containing protein; the encoded protein is MAGEKSIAALLRGMSPILNEGEYVFCTVPDFAGLSPDDVVGSFKEKEGLTLIIERSRAEALGLKFDFVAAWITLTIHSALDAIGLTAAFSTALGQAGISCNVIAAYFHDHVFVGKDDAQKAMKVLNTLANASE